A window from Alkalicoccobacillus plakortidis encodes these proteins:
- a CDS encoding superoxide dismutase family protein — MKYVVAMMMVFTLGLAACGNDEPETDAFEPESNVDVPESVDAEARAELMNDEGNSVGVASFILSPDGKLFIEASVSGMEQGFHGFHIHEAPSCEHDHSDGAFTSAEGHYNPDDADHGAHAGDMPPLYVNEDGTAQMTFSYDRLDAEALIGEASVMIHEGPDNLGHIPDRYQSSEQDESGPDEETLSTGDAGDRVACGVVEAAQ; from the coding sequence ATGAAATACGTAGTAGCAATGATGATGGTTTTTACCTTGGGATTAGCAGCATGTGGGAACGATGAACCGGAGACGGATGCATTTGAACCTGAATCAAATGTAGATGTGCCCGAGTCCGTTGATGCAGAGGCAAGAGCAGAGCTGATGAATGATGAAGGGAATTCGGTGGGTGTAGCAAGTTTCATCCTTTCGCCTGATGGAAAGCTGTTTATAGAAGCGTCAGTAAGTGGAATGGAGCAAGGATTTCATGGATTTCACATTCATGAAGCCCCATCTTGTGAGCATGATCATAGTGATGGAGCCTTCACATCAGCAGAGGGACATTATAATCCAGATGACGCCGATCACGGTGCTCATGCAGGGGACATGCCGCCTCTTTACGTGAATGAAGATGGAACAGCACAAATGACGTTCAGCTATGATCGTTTAGACGCAGAGGCATTAATTGGTGAAGCATCTGTGATGATACATGAAGGTCCAGATAATCTTGGTCATATACCAGATAGATACCAATCAAGTGAACAAGACGAGTCTGGCCCTGATGAAGAAACATTATCAACGGGTGATGCAGGAGATCGAGTGGCTTGTGGAGTTGTCGAAGCCGCACAATAA
- a CDS encoding spore coat protein, with product MKIQNQETAFPKDTHMTDREFITDMLTTEKYITSAYDIAENEASHSQLYQDINTIYQESQNCQRQLYNIMFRKGLYAIESETPQKLQQSYQQFSGYQNQASLLEYTLNHYLSE from the coding sequence ATGAAAATTCAAAACCAAGAAACAGCTTTCCCAAAAGATACACACATGACTGACCGTGAATTTATTACCGACATGCTGACGACAGAAAAATATATCACGTCAGCTTATGATATCGCCGAAAACGAAGCAAGCCATTCTCAGCTTTATCAAGACATCAATACCATTTATCAAGAATCACAAAATTGCCAGCGACAACTGTATAACATCATGTTCCGAAAAGGACTATACGCAATTGAAAGTGAAACCCCACAAAAGCTGCAGCAAAGTTATCAGCAGTTCTCCGGCTATCAAAACCAAGCTTCCTTACTCGAATACACATTAAACCACTACCTGAGCGAATAA
- a CDS encoding arsenate reductase family protein — translation MSVTFYQYPKCGTCRKAKKWLEEQNVEVNAVHIVESPPSADTLADLYQKSGLELKKFFNTSGQKYRELGLKDKLASMSESEMLELLSSDGMLIKRPITTDGSKVTLGFKEEQFEQNWS, via the coding sequence ATGAGTGTAACGTTTTACCAGTATCCAAAATGCGGAACATGTCGTAAAGCAAAAAAGTGGTTAGAGGAACAAAACGTTGAAGTGAACGCTGTACATATTGTTGAATCTCCACCTTCTGCCGACACGTTAGCTGATTTGTATCAGAAAAGTGGGCTCGAGCTTAAGAAATTTTTTAATACAAGTGGTCAAAAATACCGTGAATTGGGTTTGAAAGATAAGTTAGCTTCTATGAGTGAAAGTGAGATGTTGGAACTACTTTCATCTGATGGAATGCTTATTAAAAGACCAATTACAACAGATGGTAGCAAGGTAACTCTTGGATTTAAGGAAGAACAATTTGAACAAAACTGGAGCTAA
- a CDS encoding MFS transporter, whose product MAQFAKEWSSKLKGYNKNIRLFLIASFLLNVGMGIFMVIYNYYIRELGFSDDVNGRVIAMQATATAIALLPVGLLSDRLGRKRLIVIGSVAVMLSLILRSIGIAEDLLIIGAFVTGFFMAFIQVTAIPLLAENSRESERVHLFSLNAAFMMAANVIGNLLGWCDDRCPT is encoded by the coding sequence ATGGCTCAATTTGCAAAAGAATGGTCGAGTAAATTAAAAGGCTATAACAAAAATATTCGTCTATTCCTGATAGCGTCTTTTTTGCTTAATGTAGGAATGGGCATTTTTATGGTAATTTATAATTATTATATTCGTGAGTTGGGTTTTTCGGATGATGTGAATGGACGCGTGATCGCAATGCAAGCCACAGCAACAGCTATTGCACTTCTGCCAGTTGGACTCTTAAGTGATCGGCTTGGTCGAAAGCGGTTAATTGTCATAGGTTCTGTGGCGGTTATGCTTAGCTTAATTTTAAGAAGCATTGGCATTGCAGAGGACTTATTGATAATAGGAGCCTTTGTCACAGGATTTTTTATGGCTTTTATTCAAGTCACGGCTATTCCACTTCTTGCTGAGAATTCAAGGGAATCTGAGAGAGTACATCTATTTAGTCTAAATGCAGCATTTATGATGGCGGCAAATGTTATCGGAAATTTGCTTGGGTGGTGTGATGACAGATGCCCTACATAG
- a CDS encoding MFS transporter, translated as MLSEICLGGVMTDALHSLFQITMLNSVRFTLLVGVFIVCIGLLPLFKIKEERKVQTIQTRRLSGFKQLAEKKDSLKLILLFAIASILIGFGSGLVIPYLNLYFTDRFDISYSLVGIILALGQAMTAVALLIGPSVVKRFGEVRAVVILQLGSLPFLLLSAYTEILWLAVIGFLFRQALMNAGNPIHSALMMRLVDPSMRGLANSLGQMVFQLGWAVMGPVSMGIVLAYGSYTGYAIVFSITACLYLIGSIYFYFVFGRRQKDIPAPLVVEKN; from the coding sequence ATGTTATCGGAAATTTGCTTGGGTGGTGTGATGACAGATGCCCTACATAGCCTGTTTCAGATAACGATGCTTAATAGCGTGAGGTTTACATTATTAGTAGGTGTATTCATTGTCTGCATTGGGTTATTACCACTTTTCAAAATCAAAGAAGAACGAAAGGTACAAACGATTCAAACGAGACGACTGTCAGGCTTTAAGCAATTAGCTGAGAAAAAAGATTCTTTAAAATTAATTCTTCTATTTGCTATTGCTAGCATCTTAATTGGGTTTGGATCAGGCTTGGTAATCCCGTATCTTAACCTTTATTTCACGGATCGCTTTGACATTAGTTATTCTTTAGTAGGTATCATTCTTGCGTTAGGACAGGCGATGACGGCAGTTGCCTTACTAATCGGTCCGAGTGTTGTTAAGCGGTTTGGAGAGGTAAGGGCAGTGGTCATTTTACAGCTTGGTTCTCTGCCATTCCTTCTATTATCTGCTTACACCGAAATTCTATGGCTAGCAGTGATTGGATTCCTGTTTAGACAAGCGTTAATGAATGCAGGAAACCCTATTCATTCTGCCCTGATGATGCGTTTGGTTGATCCATCTATGAGAGGACTTGCCAACTCACTTGGTCAAATGGTTTTCCAATTAGGTTGGGCAGTAATGGGACCTGTCTCAATGGGAATTGTGTTGGCATATGGTTCGTACACTGGCTACGCGATTGTTTTTTCGATTACAGCTTGTCTGTATTTAATCGGGTCCATTTATTTCTATTTTGTATTTGGAAGACGTCAGAAAGATATTCCAGCACCACTAGTTGTTGAAAAGAATTGA
- a CDS encoding ATP-binding cassette domain-containing protein, whose amino-acid sequence MTNLATVHQLSKKLEKNQVLTDVSCTFEKDMIYGLLGRNGAGKTTLLNLIAGKSLPDSGSIEVNGHKPFNHFDTLNQICFIRESKNFKPTLTIKDILKMMPAFYPNWSSEKALELLELFELPHHKKVAQLSKGMESALGITVGISSRAPLTIFDEPYIGMDAHAREEFYNALLEDYTEHPRTIILSTHLIDEVSDLFQEIYFMKKGQISMHETINNLQERAFMITGPKDTIESLSSQGRVLDRSSFMGDHSVTLYVDEDQLQTFHIQQIAQDRKSRYNSSWFT is encoded by the coding sequence ATGACCAACCTAGCAACTGTCCATCAGCTTTCAAAAAAATTAGAGAAAAATCAGGTTTTAACTGACGTTTCATGCACCTTTGAAAAAGACATGATCTACGGACTCCTCGGTCGGAACGGAGCCGGTAAAACAACTTTGCTTAACTTAATTGCAGGTAAGTCGCTTCCCGATTCCGGTTCAATTGAAGTGAATGGCCATAAACCATTTAATCATTTTGATACATTAAACCAAATTTGCTTTATTCGGGAGAGCAAGAACTTTAAACCTACACTTACCATCAAGGATATTTTAAAAATGATGCCAGCCTTCTATCCAAATTGGAGTAGTGAAAAAGCACTTGAACTTCTTGAATTATTTGAACTTCCCCATCACAAAAAGGTGGCGCAGCTATCAAAAGGGATGGAATCAGCGCTTGGAATCACAGTAGGCATATCAAGTCGCGCACCTCTTACCATTTTTGATGAGCCCTATATTGGGATGGATGCCCATGCAAGAGAAGAATTTTATAACGCCCTCCTCGAGGACTATACAGAACATCCAAGAACCATTATCTTATCCACTCATTTAATTGATGAGGTCAGCGACTTATTTCAAGAGATTTATTTTATGAAAAAAGGACAGATCTCTATGCACGAAACCATAAATAACCTTCAAGAGAGAGCGTTTATGATTACAGGTCCAAAGGATACAATTGAATCTCTTTCCTCACAAGGGCGAGTATTAGACCGGTCTAGCTTTATGGGCGACCATAGTGTCACTCTTTATGTAGATGAAGATCAATTACAGACTTTTCATATACAGCAAATTGCACAAGACAGAAAATCCCGTTACAACAGCTCATGGTTTACCTGA
- a CDS encoding GNAT family N-acetyltransferase, whose protein sequence is MKIETERLIIRPFYKDDWEELHTYTSDKNVMFYLPEDPFTEKGAKQFVSDNCGESAKHFAVTLKHTDKLIGHLSFYACFGEFTYEIGWVFHPSFYNQGYATEGASAMIAYAFQSMDVHRIIATCQPENPASYKIMEKIGMRREGHFKKCIPYKGEWWDEYYYAILREEYRVEL, encoded by the coding sequence ATGAAAATAGAAACGGAAAGGTTGATTATTCGCCCTTTTTATAAAGACGATTGGGAGGAATTACATACATATACTTCTGATAAAAACGTAATGTTTTATCTTCCTGAAGATCCATTCACAGAAAAAGGCGCTAAACAATTTGTATCTGACAACTGCGGAGAGAGTGCAAAGCACTTTGCAGTTACCTTAAAACACACAGATAAATTAATTGGTCATCTATCCTTTTATGCATGTTTTGGTGAGTTTACGTATGAGATTGGCTGGGTTTTTCATCCTTCTTTTTATAATCAAGGTTATGCAACGGAGGGCGCATCTGCAATGATTGCCTATGCTTTTCAATCAATGGATGTTCATCGGATTATCGCCACCTGTCAGCCAGAAAATCCAGCGTCATATAAAATAATGGAAAAAATCGGCATGAGAAGAGAGGGGCATTTCAAAAAATGCATCCCATATAAAGGTGAGTGGTGGGACGAGTATTATTACGCGATCTTAAGGGAGGAGTATAGGGTTGAATTATAA
- a CDS encoding manganese-dependent inorganic pyrophosphatase, with the protein MSKQLVFGHKNPDTDTITSAIVYAELKKQLGADVEAVRLGEVNGETAFALDYFKTDAPRLVDTVANEVSDVILVDHNEKQQSADDIEDVRVVEVIDHHRIANFETNEALYYRAEPVGCTATILLKLFKENNVAVTKELAGLMLSAIISDSLLFKSPTCTDQDVAAAKELEVIAGVDSQTYGLEMLKAGADLSQKTVKELISLDAKEFSMGDKKVEIAQVNTVDVQDVLARQTEIEAEVTTVIADKGLDLFVFVITDILANDSVVLALGTDTSAVETAFNVTLDNHVASLPGVVSRKKQVVPPLSETFN; encoded by the coding sequence ATGAGCAAACAACTTGTTTTTGGACATAAGAATCCGGATACGGACACAATAACATCAGCGATTGTCTATGCTGAACTTAAAAAACAGCTAGGGGCAGATGTGGAGGCAGTTCGTCTTGGAGAAGTAAATGGCGAGACAGCATTTGCCTTAGACTACTTTAAAACAGATGCACCTCGTCTAGTAGATACAGTAGCAAATGAAGTCTCTGATGTCATTCTGGTTGATCACAATGAGAAGCAACAAAGTGCGGATGATATTGAAGATGTGCGTGTGGTTGAAGTCATTGACCACCACCGCATTGCTAACTTTGAAACAAACGAAGCGCTTTATTATCGTGCTGAGCCAGTTGGATGTACGGCAACGATTCTATTGAAGCTATTCAAAGAGAATAATGTAGCAGTTACAAAAGAGCTTGCTGGATTAATGTTATCAGCCATCATTTCCGATTCACTTCTTTTTAAATCACCAACGTGCACAGATCAAGACGTTGCTGCAGCAAAAGAGCTTGAAGTGATTGCAGGTGTTGATAGTCAAACATACGGTTTAGAGATGTTAAAAGCAGGCGCAGACCTAAGTCAAAAAACTGTAAAAGAACTCATTTCTCTAGATGCGAAGGAATTTTCCATGGGCGATAAGAAAGTAGAGATTGCTCAAGTGAACACGGTAGATGTGCAAGATGTGCTTGCTCGTCAAACAGAAATTGAAGCGGAAGTGACAACGGTTATTGCGGATAAAGGCTTAGACCTGTTTGTATTTGTGATTACAGATATCCTAGCAAATGACTCTGTTGTGCTTGCTCTTGGAACGGACACTAGTGCGGTTGAGACGGCATTTAATGTGACATTAGATAACCATGTTGCGAGCCTACCAGGTGTTGTTTCAAGAAAGAAACAAGTAGTACCTCCGTTGTCTGAGACATTTAACTAA
- a CDS encoding GntR family transcriptional regulator yields the protein MSHSIDDSQPIFLQIARRISDDIINGATKEGEQVPSTNQFAKHYQINPATAAKGINLLVEQEILFKKRGVGMFVAEGAREILLKQRQVEFYKRYIVPLMQEAEYLQLSTEQIKQMIDEGGND from the coding sequence ATGTCTCATTCAATTGATGATAGTCAGCCAATCTTTTTACAAATAGCCAGACGCATCTCAGACGACATCATTAATGGTGCGACAAAAGAGGGGGAGCAGGTCCCATCTACAAATCAATTTGCCAAGCACTATCAAATTAACCCAGCTACAGCGGCAAAAGGAATTAATCTTCTAGTTGAGCAAGAGATTCTCTTCAAAAAAAGGGGTGTAGGAATGTTTGTAGCAGAAGGAGCACGAGAAATTCTTCTCAAACAGCGCCAAGTTGAATTTTACAAACGATATATTGTTCCATTGATGCAGGAGGCCGAATACCTGCAGCTTAGCACAGAACAAATCAAACAAATGATTGATGAGGGAGGAAACGATTAA
- the gcvH gene encoding glycine cleavage system protein GcvH — MSNKLPAELKYSEEHEWVKTEGEKVRIGITDFAQSELGDIVFVELPEVGDEIEADEPFGSVESVKTVSELYAPISGKVVEINEELDDSPEFVNESPYEKAWMIVVEPKDSAEVEKLMSADEYNTMISED, encoded by the coding sequence ATGAGCAACAAATTACCAGCAGAACTTAAATATTCAGAGGAACACGAGTGGGTCAAAACTGAAGGAGAGAAAGTCCGTATTGGTATTACAGACTTCGCTCAGTCTGAGCTTGGAGACATCGTGTTTGTTGAACTACCAGAGGTTGGCGATGAAATTGAAGCGGACGAGCCGTTTGGCAGTGTTGAGTCTGTAAAAACCGTTTCTGAGCTGTATGCTCCTATTAGTGGAAAAGTAGTTGAAATTAACGAAGAGTTAGATGATTCACCTGAATTCGTTAATGAATCACCATATGAAAAGGCTTGGATGATTGTTGTTGAGCCTAAAGACTCTGCAGAAGTTGAGAAGCTTATGTCTGCAGACGAATACAACACAATGATTAGCGAAGATTAA
- a CDS encoding methionine ABC transporter ATP-binding protein — translation MIVLKGLQKIFELKSGAVTAVDGIDLTIEKGGIFGIIGYSGAGKSTLIRMLNMLERPTSGEVKIDGRDISKLTTKELRKSRQEMGMIFQHFNLLWSRTVYDNIAFPLEIAGVKGEQRDKRVKELIQLVGLEGRDKSYPSQLSGGQKQRVGIARALANNPKVLLCDEATSALDPKTTESILDLLVDINKKLNLTIVLITHEMHVIRKICSEVAVMDNGQIVEKGPVLDVFRQPKEEMTKEFLKQITEQDDTEETIQEILSEAGSGDVVQLTFSGTSAERPLISELIRTFQIDVSILHGKITKVRGGSYGTLFIQITGDESEKKKALDFIMTKEVEAEVLRRA, via the coding sequence GTGATTGTATTAAAAGGATTACAAAAAATATTTGAGCTAAAAAGTGGAGCAGTGACGGCTGTAGATGGAATTGATTTGACCATTGAAAAAGGCGGGATTTTTGGCATCATCGGATATAGTGGTGCGGGAAAAAGTACACTGATTCGCATGCTAAATATGTTAGAGCGCCCGACTAGTGGAGAGGTCAAAATAGATGGACGAGACATTTCTAAATTAACAACTAAAGAATTACGAAAATCACGCCAGGAAATGGGTATGATTTTTCAACATTTTAATTTATTATGGTCGCGCACTGTATATGACAATATTGCCTTCCCTCTTGAGATTGCTGGTGTGAAAGGTGAGCAACGAGACAAGCGAGTTAAAGAATTGATTCAGCTAGTTGGACTAGAGGGTCGTGACAAAAGCTATCCTTCACAACTGAGTGGTGGACAAAAGCAACGGGTAGGGATTGCAAGGGCATTAGCCAATAATCCAAAGGTGTTGTTATGTGATGAAGCCACATCTGCTCTGGACCCTAAAACAACTGAGTCGATCCTAGACCTTTTAGTTGATATCAATAAAAAACTAAACCTTACCATTGTGCTTATTACACATGAAATGCATGTCATCCGTAAAATTTGTTCAGAGGTAGCGGTTATGGATAATGGTCAGATCGTAGAAAAAGGACCAGTCCTAGATGTATTCCGTCAGCCTAAAGAAGAGATGACAAAAGAATTCTTAAAACAAATTACAGAGCAGGATGATACGGAAGAGACAATCCAGGAGATTCTAAGTGAAGCGGGATCAGGAGATGTTGTTCAGCTCACTTTTTCTGGTACAAGTGCAGAGCGTCCTTTGATCTCTGAATTAATCCGTACCTTCCAAATTGATGTATCGATTCTTCACGGGAAAATTACCAAGGTTCGAGGTGGATCTTACGGTACATTATTTATTCAAATCACAGGTGATGAGTCGGAAAAGAAAAAAGCATTAGATTTTATTATGACCAAAGAGGTTGAAGCGGAGGTGTTACGCCGTGCTTGA